The Streptomyces sp. R28 region CCATCAGCTCGGCGCCGATGCCCGCCGTGGCGAACGTGCGCGCGGTCTCGCCGTCGAAGGCGACCACGCGCGGGAACGGGTACTGGTTCTCGTACTTCTCCAGGATGACGACCTGCCATCCGCGGTGGGCCAGCAGGATGGACAGGACGAGTCCCACCGGGCCGCACCCGACCACCGCGACGTCCGCGGTGAGACCGGAGGCGGCGGGGCCGGAGCGCGCTGCTGAGGACGGCATCATGGGGGGCATCTCCGCGGTCGGGAAACGGAATCGATCACGCCTCCCGGATGATAGGGCCGAGGTGTCGAGGTGATTGCCCAGTTGTGCGACAGGGCTTCAGGGGACGATTCCCTCGATCTCCACCAGGAGACCGGAACGGCAGACGTCGACGTTCAAATAGGCGGTCCTCGCGGCGGGTGAGAAATACTCCGAGCACATTCGTTGTACGACGGGAATGTCCTCGCGGTGGCGCACGTACACCTTGATGTTGTCGAGGTCGCTCAGTCCGGTGCGCCGCTCGATCTCATGGGCGGCGAGATTGTCCCGGGAAATGAGGTGGGCGATGTTGTCCAGCGAGAGTTCCACCTGCCTCACCAGATCGCCCTCGTGCAGCGTCTCGTGCCCTCGTATGCTCGCGGTGCCCGACACGTAGATCTGCCCGCCGCTGCGGTCGGTGTGCGTCTCGGCGAGGTAGGTGGCGCGCGCGAACTTCGGCGGGCGCGGGCCGTACTGCTGCGGGTAGTGGTAGGCGGACACCTGCTTGGAGTTCTCCACCGAGGTCGGCGCGGCCGACCGGCTGACCAGGAAGTAGAAGGAGATCCCGCCGCCCAGCGCGCCGATGCCGGTGGCGGAGGGCACCTCCTGGTCCCCGAAGTGGAACAGCTCGAACGCCTCCGCGCGCCCCCGGCAGAAGTCGCGGTAGACCTCCAGGCCGTCGGCGTTGTCCCCATTGATGTCGGCCACGAAGTTCCACATCCGGAAGCAGTTCTTGTAGCCGAGGCCGTCCATCAGCTCCAGCGCGGTGCAGTACGCGGCACGGGTGGCTTCCGTATAGCGACCGGCCTGGGGGATGCGGCCGACCACGATCAGATACTCGCCGTCGTGCGCGTAGGCGACCTCCCGCACCACTCCGGTCTCCACCGGCCGGTCGGTGGTCCACACCTCGGCGAACGCCTCGTCCGCCGTGTGCGCCATGTGCAGGTCGATCGTCAGCGCGCCGTTCTCGATGCCCGGCTCGGTCGGCTCGGTCGTGTAGTTGACGACTCCGAGGACGTTCCCGCCGAGCACCGCGTCGGTGACATCGGCCGGATTCATGAAAGTGGAGGAAGGAAGGCCGAGGCCGACCGCCGGATTCACCTGCGTCATCGAAGAACGCCCTTCTCGGGATCAGGAAATCGATCGGCCTCATTCGTAGCACCCGCAGTACGGGCATTTCGGGCCCGCCCGGCGTGGACCTTTGGAGCTGCGTGCGGATAGGGGGGTCATAGGGGTGGTTCCGCCCGGTGCCCCGGATTCGATAGGGGGAGCCCTTCCGGCGGCCCGAGGACTCGGATTTTTCCTACTTGTTGTTCGGGCATGCTCGACGTCAGCATCGCGCCTGTCGCCCGTAATGAGGGAGCGTCGTCGGAATGTTTCGCACCGAACTGATCCGGCCCCTGTCCGACCTGCTCCGCGATCACGCCGAGCGCATCCCCGGCAAGGTCGCCTTCCAGGACCACCGGCGGACCGTGACGTACGCGGAGTTGGAGCGGCGCACCCGGCGCCTCGGCGGACATCTGGCCGACCTGGGCCTGCAACCCGGCGACCGCGCGCTGATCCACCTCGGCAACGGCGTCGAGATCGTCGAGAGCTACCTCGCCGTCACCCGTGCCGGCGGCGTCGCCGTGCCGTTCAACCCGCACTGCGCCGACGCCGAACTCGCCTACGCCGCCGACGACAGCGGCGCCCGCGTGGTCATCACCGACCCTGCCCACCTGGAGCAGGTACGCACCCTGCTGCCCGGCCGCCCCTACCTCAGGGTCGTCGTCACGGGCGACGCCCCCGAACCCCGCCCAGGCAGCGGCGCGTTGGTGTCGTACGACGACCTCGTCGGCCGCGACCCGGCGCAGCCCGCCCGCGACGACCAGGGCCTGGACGAGGCCGCGTTCATGCTCTACACCTCCGGCACCACCGGCAAGCCCAAGGGCGTGCTGTCGACCCAGCGCTCCTGCCTGTGGTCGGTCGCCGCCTGCTACGCACCCGTCGTCGGCCTCTCGGAGGACGACACGGTGCTGTGGCCGCTGCCGCTGCACCACTCTCTGGCCCACGTGCTGTGCGTGATCGGCGTGACCGCGACCGGCGCCACCGCACGCCTCCTCGACGGCTTCTCCGCCGACGAGGTGCTGCACGCCCTCGACGAGGACACGTACACCTTCATGGCCGGCGTCCCGACCATGTACCACCACCTCCTGGAGGCGGCCCGCTCACGCCCCGCGCCCCCCGGCGCGACCACCCTCACCCGCTGCCTCACCGCCGGCTCCAACTGCCCCACCCCGCTGCGCGCCGAGTTCGAGACGGTCTTCGGCATCCCCCTCCTCGACGGCTACGGCAGCACCGAGACCTGCGGCCTCATCACCGTCAACTGGCCGCACGGCACCCGCATCCCCGGCTCCTGCGGACTGCCCGTGCCCGGGGTGACGGTGCGTCTGGTCGACCCCGACACGGCCGAGGACGTCGCGCAGGGCGCCGAGGGCGAGGTCTGGGTGCGCGGCCCCAACCTCATGCTCGGCTACCACAACCAGCCCGAGGCCACCGCACAGGCGATGCCGGGCGGCTGGTACCGCACCGGCGACCTCGCGCGCCGCGACGCGTTCGGCTACCTCACCATCACCGGCCGGGTGAAGGAACTCATCATCCGCGGCAGCGAGAACATCCACCCCGGCGAGGTGGAGCAGGTCCTGCTGAAGGTGCCCGGCGTCTTCGACGCCGCCGTCGTCGGCACCCCGCACGACGTGCTCGGCGAGGTGCCCATCGCCTTCGTCGTCCCCGCCAAGGACGGCTTCGACCCGGAACAGCTCTACGACGCCTGCCGCGCCCAACTGTCCGGCTTCAAGGTGCCCGAGGCCGTCTACGAGATCGACCACATCCCGCGCACCAGCTCCGGCAAGATCACCCGGCACGTCCTGCGCGAGCGCCCCGCACGGCTGCGCGCGGCGAGCGGCGGCCAGCACGAGGCACTGCTGCGCATGGACTGGGCGCCACTGCCCTCGCTACGCACCGCCGGACTCCAGGCCGCCGCACGCTGGGCCGTCGTGGGACCGGACCGCTTCGGCCTCACCGCCGCCCTCACCGCCACCGGACTCCAGGTCACCCCGCACACCGATGCCGCCGCCCTGCACACCGCCCTGGCGGACGGCGAGCCCGCGCCGGACGTGGCCGTGCTGTGCCTCCCCGACGACCTGGACCCCGGCGGCCGACTCGCCCGTGCCGCGCACACGGCCACCGACGAGGTGCGCGACATCCTCCAGACCTGGGCCGGCGACGACCGCCTCGCCCCCTGCCGCCTGGTCGTGCTCACCCGCAACGCGGTCGCCGTCGGCGAGGAAGGCGTGCGCGACCTCCTGCACGCCCCGGTGTGGGGGCTGCTCCGCTCACTGCAGGTGGCCCACCCGCACCGGTTCACCCTCGTCGACATCGACGCCGACGACACCGCGCCCGGCGTGCTGCCGTCCGCCGTCGCCACCGACGAGCCGCAGCTCGCGGTGCGTTCCGCAAGCGTGCTGGCACCGCGTCTGAAGCGGGTGTCCGCCACCATCAACTCCGGCATCGCGCAAGGAGTCGACCTCCAGCGCACCGTCGTCGTCACCGGCGCGGCCGGCCCACTGGGCGCCGCCCTGGCCCGGCACCTCGTCGCCGCCTACGGCGCCCGGCACCTGCTGCTGATCGGCCCCCGCGGCCGGGGCGACGACACCACCGCCCGGCTGGAGGGCGAACTCACCGCACTCGGCGCCCGGGTGGCCGTCGCCGCCTGCGCGTGACCGA contains the following coding sequences:
- a CDS encoding FkbO/Hyg5 family chorismatase; this encodes MTQVNPAVGLGLPSSTFMNPADVTDAVLGGNVLGVVNYTTEPTEPGIENGALTIDLHMAHTADEAFAEVWTTDRPVETGVVREVAYAHDGEYLIVVGRIPQAGRYTEATRAAYCTALELMDGLGYKNCFRMWNFVADINGDNADGLEVYRDFCRGRAEAFELFHFGDQEVPSATGIGALGGGISFYFLVSRSAAPTSVENSKQVSAYHYPQQYGPRPPKFARATYLAETHTDRSGGQIYVSGTASIRGHETLHEGDLVRQVELSLDNIAHLISRDNLAAHEIERRTGLSDLDNIKVYVRHREDIPVVQRMCSEYFSPAARTAYLNVDVCRSGLLVEIEGIVP
- a CDS encoding AMP-binding protein, which codes for MFRTELIRPLSDLLRDHAERIPGKVAFQDHRRTVTYAELERRTRRLGGHLADLGLQPGDRALIHLGNGVEIVESYLAVTRAGGVAVPFNPHCADAELAYAADDSGARVVITDPAHLEQVRTLLPGRPYLRVVVTGDAPEPRPGSGALVSYDDLVGRDPAQPARDDQGLDEAAFMLYTSGTTGKPKGVLSTQRSCLWSVAACYAPVVGLSEDDTVLWPLPLHHSLAHVLCVIGVTATGATARLLDGFSADEVLHALDEDTYTFMAGVPTMYHHLLEAARSRPAPPGATTLTRCLTAGSNCPTPLRAEFETVFGIPLLDGYGSTETCGLITVNWPHGTRIPGSCGLPVPGVTVRLVDPDTAEDVAQGAEGEVWVRGPNLMLGYHNQPEATAQAMPGGWYRTGDLARRDAFGYLTITGRVKELIIRGSENIHPGEVEQVLLKVPGVFDAAVVGTPHDVLGEVPIAFVVPAKDGFDPEQLYDACRAQLSGFKVPEAVYEIDHIPRTSSGKITRHVLRERPARLRAASGGQHEALLRMDWAPLPSLRTAGLQAAARWAVVGPDRFGLTAALTATGLQVTPHTDAAALHTALADGEPAPDVAVLCLPDDLDPGGRLARAAHTATDEVRDILQTWAGDDRLAPCRLVVLTRNAVAVGEEGVRDLLHAPVWGLLRSLQVAHPHRFTLVDIDADDTAPGVLPSAVATDEPQLAVRSASVLAPRLKRVSATINSGIAQGVDLQRTVVVTGAAGPLGAALARHLVAAYGARHLLLIGPRGRGDDTTARLEGELTALGARVAVAACA